A window from Hymenobacter volaticus encodes these proteins:
- a CDS encoding DUF4252 domain-containing protein — MKLRSLTWLPLVVLMLLAGCRAAGPGKPARTVSEFFNKYESRSGFKTTDWTAGLTTRLLLGRLGSLGGGSDLTQALSSVRSFKVLTFAPTSSSAQKLVADGLVNEVNGLLANEKYTPLTTSPGSNVRYATRKQGDRISEVVATSNVSGVPESFLLMSIGGNFTQAQLDQLLKVLPNVADMAN; from the coding sequence ATGAAATTACGTTCACTGACTTGGCTACCCCTGGTGGTGCTGATGCTACTGGCAGGCTGCCGCGCTGCTGGTCCTGGTAAGCCAGCACGCACTGTGTCTGAGTTTTTCAACAAATACGAATCGCGCTCCGGCTTCAAAACCACCGACTGGACCGCCGGGCTAACCACTCGGTTGCTATTAGGGCGCTTGGGCAGCCTCGGCGGTGGCTCCGACCTCACGCAAGCCCTATCTTCTGTGCGCAGCTTCAAGGTGCTCACCTTCGCCCCAACCAGTAGCAGCGCCCAAAAACTAGTAGCCGATGGCCTAGTGAATGAAGTTAATGGCTTGCTTGCCAACGAAAAATATACACCTCTCACCACTTCTCCCGGCAGCAACGTCCGCTACGCCACCCGCAAACAAGGCGACCGAATCAGCGAGGTGGTAGCTACTAGCAATGTGTCTGGCGTACCGGAGTCGTTCTTGCTGATGTCTATCGGCGGTAATTTCACCCAGGCCCAACTCGACCAACTCCTCAAAGTTTTGCCTAACGTAGCGGATATGGCTAACTAA
- a CDS encoding OmpA family protein: MRNLLPAGALLGLTLLAAPKAQAQSADHKTAISLYGSAYQYKGNYGTDFWKWSRNFYGPGISINRYIAPGFDLGLQADYVELKSEALGGPTYFTNNLVNIALPLKFKLNNGWALKEDAVIQPYLSLAPGLTLTSLEGGYNNQVLNSDRRYFSLKGAAGINFRISDAVGIFVQTAQVVPFSANIDGVPSRDEDRFDDRYLQHTAGLTIGFGKAKDEDGDGVADRKDKCPGTPTGVAVDLTGCPLDGDKDGVPDYQDKCPTEAGLATLEGCPDKDGDGVRDGDDKCPDTPGKAELQGCPDADGDGVIDSADKCPNTPAGVAVDASGCPLDRDSDGVPDYQDKCPDRAGPATNRGCPEMKVEEKKKLQEATKFIQFEFNKATLKPSSYPTLDGLVELLNAYPDYNLGISAHADNKGDDAYNLRLSDERAASARAYMLSKGMPASRIVSHGYGESKPIADNATEAGRALNRRVEFDVYLPDDPNPAETKYGPAPEIPAAPVKAAPKAPVKKAPVRKAPVRKAVPRKK; encoded by the coding sequence ATGAGAAACCTCTTACCTGCAGGCGCTCTGCTAGGGCTCACGCTGCTGGCGGCCCCAAAGGCGCAGGCCCAGAGTGCCGACCACAAAACGGCTATTAGCCTTTACGGCAGCGCCTATCAGTACAAAGGCAACTACGGCACCGACTTCTGGAAATGGTCCCGTAACTTCTACGGTCCGGGTATTTCTATTAACCGCTACATCGCACCGGGCTTTGATTTGGGCCTACAGGCGGATTATGTTGAGTTGAAGAGCGAAGCGCTAGGCGGCCCCACTTACTTCACCAACAACTTAGTGAATATCGCCTTGCCGCTTAAGTTCAAGCTTAACAATGGCTGGGCTCTGAAAGAGGATGCCGTTATCCAGCCTTATTTGTCGCTGGCGCCTGGTCTGACCCTGACCAGCTTGGAAGGTGGCTACAACAACCAAGTGCTAAACAGCGACAGACGATACTTTTCGCTGAAGGGCGCCGCAGGTATCAATTTCCGCATTAGTGATGCGGTAGGGATATTCGTGCAGACGGCGCAGGTGGTGCCTTTCAGCGCTAATATCGACGGCGTGCCTAGCCGCGACGAAGACAGATTCGACGACCGATACTTGCAGCACACTGCGGGCCTGACTATCGGCTTCGGTAAAGCGAAAGACGAAGACGGCGACGGCGTGGCCGACCGCAAAGACAAGTGTCCTGGCACGCCCACTGGCGTAGCCGTTGACCTCACGGGTTGCCCGCTTGACGGCGACAAAGACGGTGTACCCGACTATCAAGACAAGTGCCCAACCGAAGCCGGCTTGGCTACCTTGGAGGGCTGCCCCGACAAAGACGGCGATGGTGTGCGCGACGGCGACGACAAGTGCCCCGATACACCTGGTAAAGCAGAATTGCAAGGTTGCCCCGATGCTGACGGTGACGGTGTAATCGACTCGGCCGACAAGTGCCCCAATACCCCAGCCGGCGTAGCAGTGGATGCTAGCGGCTGCCCACTCGACCGTGACAGCGACGGTGTGCCCGACTACCAGGACAAGTGCCCCGACCGTGCCGGTCCGGCCACTAACCGTGGCTGCCCCGAAATGAAGGTGGAAGAAAAGAAGAAGCTGCAGGAAGCCACCAAGTTCATCCAGTTCGAGTTCAATAAGGCCACGCTGAAACCATCGTCGTACCCCACGCTCGATGGCTTGGTAGAGTTGCTCAATGCGTACCCCGACTACAACTTGGGCATCTCGGCCCACGCCGACAACAAAGGCGACGATGCGTACAACTTGCGCCTATCGGACGAGCGGGCGGCTTCAGCCCGAGCTTATATGCTAAGCAAAGGCATGCCAGCTAGCCGCATTGTGTCTCATGGCTACGGGGAAAGCAAACCCATTGCCGATAATGCTACCGAGGCAGGCCGGGCCCTCAACCGCCGCGTAGAATTTGACGTGTACTTGCCCGACGACCCGAACCCCGCCGAAACTAAGTACGGCCCGGCTCCGGAAATACCAGCGGCTCCGGTGAAGGCTGCGCCGAAAGCACCCGTGAAGAAAGCACCAGTCCGTAAGGCTCCCGTTCGGAAAGCTGTTCCGCGTAAGAAGTAA
- a CDS encoding OmpA family protein, translating into MRHLLTISTALGLTLLAAAPKAQAQSADRKTAISLYGSAYQYKGNYGSDFWKWDRNFYGPGISINRYITRGLDIGLQADYAELKSEAKGGPTYFTNNIVNIALPIKLKLALKEDAVVQPYLSIAPGLTLTSLEGAYAGQVLNGDDRHFSLKGAAGINFQVSPAIGLFVQTAQVVPFGANIDGVPTRDEDSFDDRYLQHSVGLTIGFGKPKDEDGDGVPDRKDKCPATPAGVAVDETGCPLDGDKDGVPDYQDKCPTEAGTAALEGCPDKDGDGVRDSEDECPDQAGTAALKGCPDADGDGVADKNDKCPDTPAGTQVDATGCPLVVDADGDGVVDAQDTCPNTPAGTRVDANGCPLTIDPAVQKLEQPIRFQTNSTVITTSSYPKLNKMIQALKDHPEYSIRVIGHADSRGTDEYNQALSERRASSVKRYFTGKQVDPTRVVTEGRGESEPAAPNTSKTNMSQNRRVEFKFEFFIPSQPQP; encoded by the coding sequence ATGAGACACCTGCTTACCATCAGCACAGCGCTGGGACTCACGCTGCTGGCGGCGGCCCCAAAGGCGCAGGCCCAAAGCGCCGACCGCAAAACGGCCATCAGCCTTTACGGCAGCGCCTATCAGTACAAGGGCAACTACGGCTCCGACTTCTGGAAGTGGGACCGTAACTTCTACGGCCCGGGTATTTCTATTAACCGCTACATCACTCGCGGCTTAGACATCGGCCTGCAGGCTGACTACGCTGAGCTGAAGAGCGAAGCGAAGGGAGGTCCTACCTACTTCACGAACAATATCGTGAATATTGCTTTGCCTATCAAGTTGAAGCTGGCTTTGAAAGAAGATGCGGTAGTTCAACCGTATTTGTCGATTGCGCCAGGCTTGACGCTGACCAGCTTGGAAGGCGCTTATGCTGGACAAGTACTTAACGGTGATGATCGGCACTTCTCGCTGAAAGGCGCGGCCGGTATCAACTTCCAAGTTAGCCCTGCAATCGGCCTGTTTGTGCAAACAGCACAAGTTGTACCCTTCGGTGCTAACATCGACGGCGTTCCAACCCGCGACGAAGACAGCTTCGATGACCGCTACTTGCAGCACTCCGTTGGTTTGACCATCGGCTTTGGCAAACCAAAAGACGAAGACGGTGACGGTGTACCGGACCGCAAAGACAAATGCCCAGCTACCCCAGCTGGTGTAGCCGTAGACGAAACCGGTTGCCCACTTGACGGCGACAAAGACGGTGTTCCAGATTATCAAGACAAGTGCCCAACCGAAGCAGGTACTGCTGCTCTGGAAGGCTGCCCTGACAAAGACGGCGACGGTGTACGTGACTCGGAAGACGAGTGCCCAGACCAAGCTGGTACGGCCGCTCTCAAAGGCTGCCCAGATGCTGACGGTGACGGTGTAGCCGACAAAAACGACAAGTGCCCTGATACCCCAGCTGGCACGCAAGTAGATGCCACGGGTTGCCCACTCGTAGTGGACGCCGACGGTGACGGTGTAGTAGACGCACAAGATACTTGCCCGAACACGCCAGCCGGTACTCGTGTAGATGCCAATGGTTGCCCATTGACCATCGACCCAGCAGTGCAGAAACTGGAGCAGCCAATCCGCTTCCAGACCAACAGCACGGTTATCACGACTAGCTCGTATCCGAAGTTGAACAAGATGATCCAGGCTCTGAAAGATCACCCAGAGTACAGCATCCGCGTAATCGGCCACGCTGACAGCCGTGGTACCGACGAGTACAACCAGGCCCTATCGGAGCGTCGTGCTTCTTCTGTGAAGCGCTACTTCACTGGCAAGCAAGTTGACCCAACGCGTGTGGTAACGGAAGGCCGCGGCGAAAGCGAGCCAGCCGCTCCAAACACGTCGAAGACCAACATGTCGCAGAACCGTCGTGTAGAATTCAAGTTCGAGTTCTTCATCCCAAGCCAGCCACAACCATAA